One region of Salvia miltiorrhiza cultivar Shanhuang (shh) chromosome 3, IMPLAD_Smil_shh, whole genome shotgun sequence genomic DNA includes:
- the LOC131017981 gene encoding UDP-glycosyltransferase 83A1-like, producing MATVSDNKPHVLAVPLPAQGHVKPLMSLCRQIAKHGIKVTFVNAQSIHHKILSESAAEEEDDDSDANIVMTTVPDGLTPTDDPNSPFTLFQTLPKTMPQTLPELIERINGENPNQKISCVIADLSFGWISEIAEKKGAEFVGFSPPSFASLAVLLQIPNLIQQGYLDTNGSLEKIDLVSLSDDIPSWRKDEFPWSISSDLKIQKIIFDTVQSYKAADKAKWLLSNTCYELEPAACDLYPGFLPIGPLHLVEEAKTMEKSRYDFGNFYSEDATCLIWLDTKPPGSVVYVSFGSLSFYSQQQLHELALGLELSRRDFLWVVRRDLANGLQAILPDGFLERVVGFGKIVEWAPQDEVLSHPAIACFVSHCGWNSTLEGVSKGVPYLCWPYFADQFHNESYICDKWEIGLRIDCDENRIRSRYEIMKKIDMLLCESRFKENALKLKETCAKSIGERRSSYINLMTFIDHLRKCTIS from the exons ATGGCGACAGTTTCCGACAACAAACCTCATGTATTGGCGGTTCCGCTCCCTGCCCAAGGCCACGTGAAGCCGCTCATGAGCCTCTGCCGCCAAATAGCCAAACACGGCATTAAGGTCACCTTTGTTAACGCCCAATCTATACATCACAAAATACTTTCTGAATCTGCtgctgaagaagaagatgatgattcCGACGCCAACATAGTGATGACGACAGTCCCCGACGGGCTAACGCCGACGGACGATCCAAACAGCCCCTTTACGCTGTTTCAAACTCTTCCAAAGACGATGCCGCAAACCTTGCCAGAATTAATTGAGAGGATTAATGGTGAGAATCCAAACCAGAAAATCAGCTGTGTGATCGCTGATCTTTCGTTTGGGTGGATTTCGGAGATAGCAGAAAAGAAGGGGGCTGAATTTGTAGGCTTTTCACCCCCTTCCTTTGCGTCCCTTGCCGTACTGCTTCAAATTCCGAACCTCATTCAACAAGGATATCTTGATACAAACG GATCACTGGAGAAAATTGATCTGGTCAGCCTCTCCGACGACATACCAAGCTGGAGAAAAGATGAGTTTCCTTGGAGCATTTCCAGCGacctgaaaattcaaaaaatcatCTTCGATACTGTGCAATCATATAAAGCTGCGGATAAAGCTAAATGGTTGCTATCCAATACTTGTTATGAACTCGAACCCGCAGCTTGTGACTTATACCCAGGCTTTCTCCCCATCGGGCCGCTGCATTTAGTCGAGGAAGCGAAGACGATGGAGAAATCTCGTTACGATTTCGGCAACTTTTACTCAGAAGATGCAACTTGCTTGATCTGGTTGGACACTAAACCGCCTGGATCGGTAGTTTACGTTTCTTTCGGCAGCTTATCATTTTACTCTCAGCAACAGTTACATGAACTGGCTCTCGGGCTCGAGCTTTCACGCCGGGATTTTCTGTGGGTCGTTAGGCGGGACCTTGCGAATGGGTTGCAGGCTATTTTACCCGACGGGTTTCTGGAGAGGGTGGTTGGGTTTGGAAAGATTGTTGAGTGGGCACCGCAGGATGAAGTTCTGTCTCATCCGGCTATTGCGTGTTTTGTGTCACACTGTGGATGGAACTCGACTCTGGAAGGTGTTAGTAAAGGCGTCCCGTATCTGTGCTGGCCTTATTTTGCGGATCAATTCCACAACGAGAGTTACATTTGTGATAAGTGGGAGATTGGGTTGAGAATTGATTGTGATGAAAATAGGATTAGATCGAGATATGAAATCATGAAGAAAATCGACATGCTTTTATGTGAGAGCAGGTTTAAGGAAAACGCATTGAAACTCAAGGAAACGTGTGCCAAGAGCATTGGAGAAAGGCGATCATCTTATATAAATCTAATGACATTTATCGATCATCTTAGAAAGTGCACTATAtcttga